From a region of the Macrobrachium nipponense isolate FS-2020 chromosome 3, ASM1510439v2, whole genome shotgun sequence genome:
- the LOC135222209 gene encoding uncharacterized protein LOC135222209: MFPDSEIAQSLHMKRTKCSEMFKQFGNNIHDDVVSQLRNNKFSLVIDETTDGSTTKCLSVLVKYFDSHGGTIKTKLLDLINVYENHSSNVGSSGESLCEMIMHILNSKNIPLNNLVGLAADGASNIMGAYNSLSSRLRQHLPDLKVFKCICHSIHLCASEASKVLPRQCEDLLRNIYTHFSHSAKRKYEVLQFQKLFSLKPHKLLHVSQTRWLSLHQAVERLWSNGRL; encoded by the coding sequence ATGTTTCCCGACTCTGAAATAGCACAATCCTTGCACATGAAAAGAACAAAGTGCAGCGAAATGTTTAAGCAATTCGGTAATAACATTCATGATGATGTTGTCTCACAGCTTAggaataataaattttcattagtgatAGACGAGACAACTGATGGAAGTACCACCAAATGTTTGTCAGTGCTTGTGAAATATTTTGACTCACATGGAGGAACTATTAAGACCAAGTTGCTAGATTTGATTAATGTATATGAAAACCATTCCTCAAATGTTGGCTCCAGTGGAGAGTCATTGTGTGAAATGATTATGCACATCTTAAACTCAAAAAACATTCCATTAAATAATTTGGTAGGTTTGGCAGCAGATGGGGCCTCCAATATAATGGGGGCATACAACTCTCTGTCCAGCAGGTTGAGGCAACACCTTCCAGACCTAAAAGTTTTCAAGTGCATTTGCCATTCCATACATCTTTGTGCCTCAGAGGCTTCCAAAGTGCTTCCCAGGCAGTGCGAGGACTTGCTGAGGAACATTTACACTCACTTTTCTCACAGTGCCAAACGTAAATATGAAGTTCTGCAATTTCAGAAACTTTTCTCTCTAAAACCCCACAAACTTCTTCATGTATCACAGACGCGATGGCTAAGTCTCCACCAAGCAGTAGAAAGGCTTTGGAGCAATGGGAGGCTTTGA